The DNA region GCAAGGTATCTCTCGAACTCCTCAGGGGTTTTAGCGATGATAGAGACCTTGCCCCGCCATCTCGGTGGGATCATCCTCTTAAGGAGGAGATGCCGTCTGAACGGTTTATCGGGCAAACCCTCGGCCAGAACGAAGATATCCCAATCGCTTTGAGGCATAGCATCCCCTCTCGCCCGTGAGCCGAAAAGCGCCACAGCGACGAGCCTATCCCCCAACCCCTTTTTCAGGCCGCTGAGGACGGGTTTGAGCTTCTCCCCCTCCACTTTCCGCATCTTCTAAAATGCCCTCTTGCATCTCCCCCAGGTCGTGGCGAGTTTATCCTTCGGTGAAAGGCTACTGACGTTTAGGGCGATCATCCCCTCAGGCATCCTCTCCAGAGCGAACCCTCCGCATCCGCCTCCCTTAACCCGCAGCAACATCGGATTTTTGGTCTCATAATACGGCTGCCATCTGCCCTCATCGAACACAACCCTCGAGTTCCAGCCGGCGGTACCGGCCTTAATCGCCTCAGATATCCCCTTTACATCTTCGTCCGTAACTCCTTTGATAACGCCGTTTGCGCTGAGCCATTTGAGCTCGAGCTTCATCGCCGCCTTGAAGTCGAACTCCTTCCTTTTGAGGTCAACCGCCTCGACGAGCTCCCCATTCTCATTCCTGGTAGGTATCTGAATCCTGATGCTCAATCCCTTAAGAGGGATGATCGGTCTATCGTCAACCTCCCTCAAGATGACGGCCACCCTGCCCTCGAAATGAGATCGATATACAAGGACGTCTTCGCCGGAGAAAACG from Candidatus Poribacteria bacterium includes:
- a CDS encoding nucleotidyltransferase domain-containing protein, which translates into the protein MRKVEGEKLKPVLSGLKKGLGDRLVAVALFGSRARGDAMPQSDWDIFVLAEGLPDKPFRRHLLLKRMIPPRWRGKVSIIAKTPEEFERYLAGLFLDIAVDGVILFDPQGYLSQKLDLIRRLIKQKGLTREKRGRDLIWRWKRYPGPNWSIEWSDIDDKS